TTTAAGCTGTGCTTTTAAAGATTTTTCTTCATAGGTTATTTCGCAACGTATTCCTTTTTTTCTTAAAAGTGTTGCTAACTCAAAACCCTTATTTAAAAGTTCTTTGCCTAAAAGAATGATAAAAAGATCTGGATTAAGTTTTTCTAAAATTTTTTTAGATTCTAAAATCCCTTTATTTTCTTCATCTCCAAAAATAGAAATAGCCCATCTTTCAAGCCCTATAGCAAATCCTATAGCAGGTAATTCCGGACCTCCCAATTCTTTTAGAAGATAATCGTATCTTCCTCCTGCAGCTACTGTATCTTGAGCTCCAAGCCCTTTGGCTTTAATTTCAAAAATTGTCCTTACATAATAATCAAGCCCTCTAACAAGCCTTGGATTTTCTATATATTTAATTCCAATAAAATCTAAAACTTCTTTAAGACTTATAAAATGATCTTTACACTCTTTACAAAGATATTCTGTAATAATAGGGCTTTTTGATACTACTTCTTTACAAGTTTCGTTTTTGCAATCAAGTACTCTTAAGGGATTCCTGGTAATTCTTTCTTTACAAGTTTCACATAAATTTTCTTTATTTTCCTCTAAAAATTTTAGTAAATCTTCTTTATACTTGATTCTACAGTTTGGGCAACCTAAAGTATTCAATTCTAAGGTATAAATATTTTTTTCTTGGGAGGAGAAGGGAGCTTTTAATATTTCCATAGCTAAAAAAATTAATTCAGCCTCTATATGAGGATTTAAAGGAGAGAATAATTCTACATCAATTTGATAAAATTCACGGAGTCTTCCTTTTTGAGGTCTTTCATGTCTAAACATGGGTCCAATAGTAAAGAATTTCAAAGGTTTTGGATTTACAAATAATCCTTTTTCTATAATCATTCTACAAATTCCTGCAGTTGCTTCAGGTCGTAAAGTTAAAAATTCTTTGTTTCTGTCCTGAAAGGTATAAGTTTCCTTTTGTACAATATCTGTGAATTCTCCTATAGATCTTACAAAAAGTTCTGTTTTTTCAAGAATAG
The window above is part of the Thermodesulfobacterium geofontis OPF15 genome. Proteins encoded here:
- the hisS gene encoding histidine--tRNA ligase, with protein sequence MKIQAVRGFKDWLPEDFAKYEYLIKLAKNILKTYNYKEIKIPILEKTELFVRSIGEFTDIVQKETYTFQDRNKEFLTLRPEATAGICRMIIEKGLFVNPKPLKFFTIGPMFRHERPQKGRLREFYQIDVELFSPLNPHIEAELIFLAMEILKAPFSSQEKNIYTLELNTLGCPNCRIKYKEDLLKFLEENKENLCETCKERITRNPLRVLDCKNETCKEVVSKSPIITEYLCKECKDHFISLKEVLDFIGIKYIENPRLVRGLDYYVRTIFEIKAKGLGAQDTVAAGGRYDYLLKELGGPELPAIGFAIGLERWAISIFGDEENKGILESKKILEKLNPDLFIILLGKELLNKGFELATLLRKKGIRCEITYEEKSLKAQLKNADKLLAKYSLILGDEELKKKSAILRNMKKSIQEEVEFKNWEDLSTKVLKKIKNES